One window from the genome of Pelodictyon luteolum DSM 273 encodes:
- a CDS encoding TolC family protein → MMVNPLRHAPMAFLAAVLLLLSSCAVVPKPLDSESNRARLSAGLAETYARQEQLQRSVTLEEAMARAISYNLDSRVRLMQEALAHGELARARWDMLPKLAASAGYSHRSDYPASSSASYSDGEVGAVTLSMSTSQDRDLRTADLSVAWNVLDFGVSYFQAKQQADRQLIWRERRRKSVHNLMQEVRLAYWQAAGAARLRSRAMRVLDASERELGRIRRQRELRLTSGLESLRQEKALLEVMRQMQAILDEFAVAKPRLASLMGLPPGSAFELALVDLPDDGLPGMDVPVEEMERVALKYRPELREAAYEERISALEARKAIARLLPGIELSGSKEYNSNSFAAYPNWWGGGMTVSWNLMNIPSAPQRIKTAKAAKTVAEANSLALAMAVLSQVYVSRQQQIAAIRQYSLARQQWDVDEQMLWYVEAGHSLNALSDRELIQTEANAVKAQLGLYVAYASMERAQGNVYASLGLDPFVDIDARMPVDKLADTIKRASDAWQAGKFSWINEEMGRIEQSRALYHEGMELFRREEYARADSTFSALRALDPFNESARQYAEVLIPARVKRIDKAQSLRHKAMEAQKLQQEGKVEEAKALWTEIITESKEELSK, encoded by the coding sequence ATGATGGTTAACCCCCTGCGGCATGCCCCGATGGCCTTTCTGGCCGCCGTGCTGCTTTTGCTGTCCTCATGCGCGGTCGTGCCGAAGCCCCTGGACTCCGAGTCCAACAGGGCGCGCCTTTCAGCAGGGCTTGCGGAAACATATGCCCGACAGGAGCAGCTGCAGCGTTCTGTGACGCTCGAGGAGGCGATGGCCCGCGCCATCAGCTACAACCTTGACAGCCGGGTGAGGCTGATGCAGGAGGCGCTTGCGCATGGTGAGCTCGCTCGTGCCCGCTGGGACATGCTGCCGAAACTGGCTGCAAGTGCGGGGTATTCGCACCGCTCGGACTATCCTGCGTCAAGCAGCGCAAGTTACAGTGATGGTGAGGTCGGTGCAGTGACGCTCTCGATGTCGACCTCGCAGGACCGGGATCTACGGACGGCGGATCTCAGCGTCGCATGGAACGTGCTGGATTTCGGTGTCAGCTACTTTCAGGCAAAACAGCAGGCCGACCGGCAGCTGATATGGCGGGAGCGTCGCCGCAAGTCGGTCCACAACCTGATGCAGGAGGTGCGGCTGGCGTATTGGCAGGCGGCGGGTGCCGCCCGGCTCCGCTCTCGTGCCATGCGTGTTCTTGATGCATCGGAGCGTGAGCTCGGGCGCATCCGCCGGCAGCGGGAGCTGCGTTTGACCTCAGGTCTTGAGAGCCTGCGGCAGGAAAAAGCGCTGCTTGAGGTCATGCGCCAGATGCAGGCGATTCTCGATGAGTTCGCTGTTGCAAAGCCGAGGCTTGCCTCATTGATGGGGCTTCCTCCGGGATCTGCCTTTGAGCTTGCCCTCGTGGATCTACCCGACGACGGGCTGCCGGGCATGGATGTGCCGGTGGAGGAGATGGAGCGCGTTGCGCTCAAGTACCGTCCGGAGCTGCGCGAGGCGGCTTATGAGGAGCGCATATCGGCGCTCGAGGCCCGCAAGGCTATCGCCCGGCTGCTTCCGGGCATTGAACTGAGTGGATCAAAGGAATACAACAGTAACAGTTTTGCGGCCTATCCCAACTGGTGGGGGGGTGGCATGACGGTGAGCTGGAACCTGATGAACATCCCTTCGGCACCGCAGCGCATCAAGACGGCCAAGGCCGCAAAAACGGTTGCGGAGGCCAACAGCCTCGCGCTTGCGATGGCCGTGCTCTCGCAGGTATACGTGAGCCGCCAGCAGCAGATCGCCGCCATCAGGCAGTATTCACTGGCACGGCAGCAGTGGGACGTCGACGAGCAGATGCTCTGGTATGTCGAGGCCGGCCATTCGCTCAATGCTCTCAGTGACCGGGAGCTGATACAGACCGAGGCCAATGCGGTGAAGGCCCAGCTTGGCCTCTATGTGGCCTATGCATCAATGGAGCGGGCACAGGGGAACGTCTATGCTTCGCTCGGGCTCGATCCGTTCGTCGACATCGACGCCCGTATGCCGGTCGACAAGCTTGCCGACACCATAAAAAGGGCCTCTGACGCATGGCAGGCGGGTAAGTTCAGCTGGATCAACGAGGAGATGGGCCGAATCGAGCAGTCGAGGGCGCTCTATCATGAAGGCATGGAACTGTTCCGGCGTGAAGAGTACGCAAGGGCCGATTCCACCTTCAGTGCACTGAGGGCGCTTGACCCGTTCAACGAGTCTGCACGGCAGTACGCCGAGGTACTCATTCCTGCCCGGGTAAAGCGGATAGACAAGGCGCAGTCGCTGCGACATAAAGCAATGGAGGCGCAAAAACTGCAGCAGGAAGGCAAAGTCGAAGAGGCCAAGGCGCTCTGGACAGAAATCATCACGGAATCAAAAGAGGAGTTGAGTAAATGA